TCGGTATGATTCTGGTCTTCTTGTTGTCTCTGGCAGCGTTGCCGGCCAACTCGAGAACCTCAGCGGCCAGGTACTCCATCACGGCGGCGAGGTAAACGGGAGCGCCAGCACCGACTCGCTCGGCATAGTTGCCCTTGCGTAGGAGCCTATGAATACGACCCACGGGGAATTGGAGACCCGCACGGTTCGAGCGGGACTTTGCCTTTCCCTTGACTTTGCCACCTTTACCGCGTCCAGACATAATTGCAAattcttttacaaaataaaacgagCGCAAACACAAGACACTAGCGCACTGTAAGTGAGCGAGAGCgagtttgatttaaaaaaaaggaacacgcgcttatatagttataaagaGACACGCCGTGCGCGAAACGTACAATGAACGATGAGTGTAACGTTAATGGGTGGGGGGGAGAACGTCGATGATTTCATCAATGTATCATTTTGACTGTGTTGGTCCGATATTATGAtgcacatacatatatatgtttaaggATTACATACAGTGCGcgtctattattatttgtatctccttttggcattcacggcacatagtccgatcctttgagaggcttgcgtggggatatgttattattattattactatgaaATGGATACAGCCAGCCGgttacctattataaatgcgtaagagtttgtgaggatgtaggtaggtgtatgatgtgtgtttgttacataCACTTAACTCATTCGCGCGATGCAAAATCGAATGGACGATTTGTTATGAGTTACATTTGATACCTAGGTGGTACACAGGCATGGGTAGAATTAGATAGAATATACCTGTAACCAACTGTCTGTTTGTCAGGTACACCTACATCGTCAAGAAACTGTGTTTATAAATAGTTCACAGAATAAATTGTTAGCCCTGAAAAGGGCTTTTTGTTAGGTGGGCCAGGCGAGCCAGCGCGTGCGCGGCGCGCGCTGCGTTTCCCTCCTTCTTTGTGCCGTTGTTGCCGTGTTGGGTGACGGTGGTTGTTTTTCGCCGCGACAATGAACAACAGTCATCaagcaaacaaacaacatAACACAGAAGAACAGCTGCTGCTGCTGCCGAGACGACGACAGAGCGATTACTTCTTGGAGGCGGGTGTCTTTTTCGCTGCGGCCTTTTTTTGTGTGGCGGCCGCCTTCTTCGGTTTGGGCGCCTTCGGCTTCTTCGTTGGCGGTTTAGCTGTCTTTTTCGCCTTGGGCGCTGCGGCGGCCTTCGCCTTCGCCGGTGCGGCCGCTTTCTTTGCCGCGGCGGGCTTCTTCTTGGCTGCCGCTGCCTTCTTGTCTTTAGCGGCGGAGGACGCCTTGCCCTTGGACGGCGACGAGGCAGACGACGAGGCGGCGCCAGAAGAAGCTCCCTTCTTCGACTTCGATGCGGCGGAGGCCGCTGCGGTGGCTTTCTTGGACTTGGCCGCCGCAGAAGATGCAGATTTCTTCGAACCGGCGGCCGCCGGTTTCTTGGAAGACGCAGATTTCGATTCCAATTTGAACGAGCCGGAAGCTCCTTTACCCTTGGTCTGTATGAGGGCACCGGACTCGACGGCGCTCTTGAGATACTTCCTTATGAACGGCGCCAATTTCTCCGCGTCGACTTTGTATTGGGCCGCGATGTATTTCTTGATCGCTTGAAGTGACGAGCCGCTCCTCTCCTTCAACTCTTTGATGGCATTGTTCACCATCTCCGAAGTTTTGGGATGAGTAGGTTTGGCTTTAGCCTTCTTCACACCACCGGCGGCCGCGCTCGCCTTGGGCTGTTTCTTCGCCGGCGTCGCTGGCGCTGATGCCTCGGATGCTACAGCCGTGTCTGCCATATCTCTgactgatgatgataataatgataatatagataaattacaacaatacCGACCGGAGAGGCGGTGATGATCGTAAGTAACGTAAACTGAATGTGTTGTATAGTTGCAAGTTTATATCGAACATTTCGCCCGCATCGGAGTTTACCGTAACGCAAACCTATTTGCCGCGAGACGTTTTCTCATACGACATGTTCCAAGTTTTCACTACATAAGttcagaataaatattttttaaacagttttaagtcggagagaaaaaagaatttcacgttagaatgaatatttttgagttcACCCACGACACATGGCAATCGTTGAGGTCGCCCGGCGGCCGGATCGCACCGTAGACGCGTTTATTTTGGCAGTAATATATCGCGAACAGCCCGGGTCGTGTTCAAAAGTGTTATTTCTCTATAAAAGCGGTGATAAAGGGCGTATCGCGTTTGCCCGACGAAAGCGAACATATCGAACTCCCCGAGCGGTAACGTTTCGTCATTATCCATCGATATATAGTACACATTAGAGCCTATCAAATCTAGGGTCGTAAAACAAGAGGCAGCCTAGCAGTCAGTAGCAGCAGAGCGCGGGCGACCAGCGTGTAGCTACCACCTATATAgtatttgatgaaaaaaaaaaagataatatcatacctatatatgtattagttgcatacaaacacatacaacGACCGTTTCGCCAAATGCAATCGCAATAATAcacctatataaataagacgCAAACTCACGGGGCGGCGATAGTGGTAGTAGAGTTGATACCTATCAATCTTGTCGcatacttataaatttctCTCTCGTTCGCGTGCCTATTGGGTTGTCTTTTAAAGTCATAGACACATCCTACAgacatataggtaggtagatagatACGACAAGAGCATAGCCAACAACATGCGAGTCGGCCGGGTGGGTCCCAGAGAGAGACTCTCGACTGATCTAAGCTCATcgccaattatttatatttattgcctactaagtaggtaaatattatattatacctatacacAACTTGATTACATAGTgttgtgaatatatatatatatatatacataggtaggtaggcaTCAGAGAGAGGAGAGACCATATCATACCTAGGTGGTAGGTATCGACTGTTCGCATAGTCTTAGAAacgattttgagataaaaggAATCATATGCGGCCCTGAAAAGggccttttttatttgttacagcgTTGAGTTGCTGTAAAAGTGCGAACGGATGGAAGCAGCAgcgtgcgtgtgtgtgtgttaagTTTGTTCGTGACACAACCTAGTGTATTAAACATATCAGTCAGTAGACTGCATAGAATAATACACTACGTTACTCACCACCACTCGCTACTACATCACATCACAAATCTCACACAGATACATGGCACAACGCGTAGAGTAATTGTGTGAGCGTAACTCATCAATCATCAGCTCTAACCGCCGAAACCGTAGAGGGTACGGCCCTGGCGCTTCAGAGCGTATACAACGTCCATAGCGGTGACGGTCTTCCTCTTCGCGTGCTCTGTGTAAGTGACCGCGTCGCGGATCACGTTCTCGAGGAACACCTTGAGCACACCACGCGTCTCCTCGTATATCAAACCGGAGATACGCTTGACACCTCCTCTGCGGGCCAAACGACGGATGGCCGGTTTGGTGATGCCCTGGATGTTATCACGAAGCACCTTCCTGTGACGCTTGGCTCCTCCCTTTCCAAGACCTTTCCCTCCCTTGCCGCGACCGGTCATTTTGTAGTAGTTTGATTGAGATTGACTTCAGCGAAAATCACGAGCTCGCACCGCAACCGATGCTTACAACAGTTACAGCCGGAATGCCTCTCGCAACCGGCTAAATTCTCGTATTTATAAGCGACCGAGCGAGCCGCGAGCGAGTGAGTGGGGAGATACCTATGCATGCGCGATATGCTTTTGGGCTTGCGTTGCGtgcgtacctacctacgtacgtacatacaacatacatatacttattatatataattgaaataaataggtatatttattatcttatttaattttcaacaattgcattaattatttaatacataaacaatcTATCCGGTGTCTACTCCTCGTCGAATGTAAACGAcgtcttttaaatttatttagaatcaattttataaattttgactttttcAGATGTTTTTCTATGTATCCAGCTCGAgtacaagttttaattttgttctatgCTAATCAAATCATGACTTTTAATGGTAGTATGGTAGGCCTATGTAGTGACAGCGTGCAAAATACAAACGCGCCGTCTAatttaagaagaaaaaaattacatatgtatgtatctatgtcaggcaattgaaaattatgtacGCTACTATCTATggatatgtacctatataaccaGTTATGTGAACGGTTGAAGAGACTCGCAAAGTGTGTACAgagaaacaattatattatcagaATCATGTGCGGCCCTGAAAAGGGCCTTTTTGTTCGTCCGTTGTATGGATGAACGATACGgtggaatattattatttagtgtcTTACGCTGGTCACCGACTGCCGGCAAGACAGACGGCAGACCACGAACAAACACCATGTAAACACCACACCGCACGCACAACATACATTCACGATGAAtttgtgtattatattatttgggtGCCTAAGCGCGCTCGCCCCTGATCCTGCGCGCCAGCTGAATGTCCTTTGGCATGATGGTGACGCGTTTGGCGTGGATCGCGCACAGATTGGTGTCTTCGAAGAGGCCTACCAGGTACGCCTCGCTGGCCTCCTGAAGAGCCATAACGGCCGAACTCTGGAAACGAAGATCGGTCTTGAAATCTTGTGCGATCTCACGCACGAGACGCTGGAAGGGCAGCTTGCGGATCAGGAGCTCAGTACTCTTCTGGTAACGACGGATCTCACGGAGTGCTACAGTTCCCGGCCTGTAACGATGGGGTTTCTTGACACCGCCGGTGGCGGGGGCGCTCTTGCGAGCCGCCTTAGTGGCTAGCTGTTTCCTGGGTGCCTTACCACCGGTAGATTTACGGGCCGTTTGCTTGGTACGAGCCATTTCTAACAAATGCAAAGCAAAACAAATGCAGAGAACGAACGACCTCACTCGATTAGCAACCGAACGCGAATGAGGCGAAAATTTCGAGAGCGTGTCTTTATATAGATCGCGCCGCTCGGACGTGCCGCGAGCGCCTGAACTGAATAGGTATGATGGGTATGGGTGAATAgttgttttaaatgaaaataataataataataataaataaatacatacgtatatatgcaccataggtattttaatgaaattctcTTTGATTTATAGTTgaagtatagttttttttttctttcacaaaacgtatttatcttatataggtatgtaataataaaataaaaatctaacttctgttttttttttcctctttctcttatttatcgcttaattattaaataggtatgtatacatatatacctattattttttaatctctcGTAGTTAATTAACAGTATTATAGATAGTTGTATGTTTACTACCGTACTACCTAATCTGTAAAATTGACATATAGCAGTTAAATAGCAGGAATCATTATGTTATTCGTTTATAAAAGTTACGAGTaggcatgtatgtatgtatgtatgtatgtgtgtgtgtgtgtgtgcatgTGCGTGCGTATGTGGGCTGCGTTCAGACTATTTGACGTTATcaagaaacatttaaaagcAAACAGAAAGATATTGTGGCCCTGAAAAGGGCCTTTTTCTCATTTCCACCCTTTCCCTTTGAACAGTGGAACAGTTCAAAAAGGCGGCGGTGTGTTCACACTGGCTCACAGTAGTTACGATTTACTTAGAGCTAGTGTATTTGGTGACGGCCTTCGTTCCCTCACTGACGGCGTGCTTGGCCAGCTCGCCGGGCAGCAGCAGCCTCACGGAGGTCTGCACCTCCCGGGACGTGATTGTGGAACGCTTGTTGTAGTGGGCCAAACGGGACGCCTCGGCAGCGATGCGTTCGAAGATGTCATTCACGAACGAGTTCATGATAGACATCGCCTTACTGGATATACCAGTGTCGGGATGAACCTGCTTCAGCACCTTGTAGATGTAGATGGCGTAACTCTCCTTCCTCTtgtgcttcttcttctttttatcaGTCTTGGAGATGTTCTTCTGGGCCTTGCCAGACTTCTTGGCGGCCTTACCACTTGTCTTCGgcggcatatttatttatttaattgacaaCGGTAACAGCGGTGATACAGACTGGCTCCGGTCGGCAACTGACTGGTTTCGTGTCGCAAAAtatcaagattttttattatatttactcgaTTGGATCGCAAACGGTGTCAGGGTAAACGAGCGTGTGCACCAATCAGATTCACGCATTCACCGAACgagagggggggggggggtgtGTGTGTCaaaccccccccccccccctccccACACCTCCAACTACTAGGTACCTTGCTGCCGCCTTAGGTGTGAAAtaggaatgaatgaatatcaAACCAAAtgcaaatatgtataaatctaATTCTATCTATAATCAATCATCGATCGAGAAAATTTAACGTAGGTACcagataataatatgtcattaatgaaa
This genomic interval from Plodia interpunctella isolate USDA-ARS_2022_Savannah chromosome 30, ilPloInte3.2, whole genome shotgun sequence contains the following:
- the LOC128682375 gene encoding histone H2A; this translates as MSGRGKGGKVKGKAKSRSNRAGLQFPVGRIHRLLRKGNYAERVGAGAPVYLAAVMEYLAAEVLELAGNAARDNKKTRIIPRHLQLAIRNDEELNKLLSGVTIAQGGVLPNIQAVLLPKKTEKKA
- the LOC128682372 gene encoding histone H1B-like, which gives rise to MADTAVASEASAPATPAKKQPKASAAAGGVKKAKAKPTHPKTSEMVNNAIKELKERSGSSLQAIKKYIAAQYKVDAEKLAPFIRKYLKSAVESGALIQTKGKGASGSFKLESKSASSKKPAAAGSKKSASSAAAKSKKATAAASAASKSKKGASSGAASSSASSPSKGKASSAAKDKKAAAAKKKPAAAKKAAAPAKAKAAAAPKAKKTAKPPTKKPKAPKPKKAAATQKKAAAKKTPASKK
- the LOC135310023 gene encoding histone H4, producing the protein MTGRGKGGKGLGKGGAKRHRKVLRDNIQGITKPAIRRLARRGGVKRISGLIYEETRGVLKVFLENVIRDAVTYTEHAKRKTVTAMDVVYALKRQGRTLYGFGG
- the LOC128682379 gene encoding histone H3; translated protein: MARTKQTARKSTGGKAPRKQLATKAARKSAPATGGVKKPHRYRPGTVALREIRRYQKSTELLIRKLPFQRLVREIAQDFKTDLRFQSSAVMALQEASEAYLVGLFEDTNLCAIHAKRVTIMPKDIQLARRIRGERA
- the LOC128682376 gene encoding histone H2B is translated as MPPKTSGKAAKKSGKAQKNISKTDKKKKKHKRKESYAIYIYKVLKQVHPDTGISSKAMSIMNSFVNDIFERIAAEASRLAHYNKRSTITSREVQTSVRLLLPGELAKHAVSEGTKAVTKYTSSK